In the Daphnia pulicaria isolate SC F1-1A chromosome 2, SC_F0-13Bv2, whole genome shotgun sequence genome, one interval contains:
- the LOC124326408 gene encoding probable enoyl-CoA hydratase, mitochondrial isoform X2 produces the protein MAYFCQNVLKIAASSIAGHSNSARFAAYRLSSTVPSYQHIIVEKQGAKTNVGVITLNRPKALNALCDALMREVSTALDELEKDKDVGAVVITGSEKAFAAGADIKEMVNNTFSQVYGGNFLNHWNRVSTCKKPVIAAVNGYALGGGCELAMMCDIILAGENAKFGQPEIAIGTIPGAGGTQRLIRSVGKSKAMEMCLTGLPITAQEAEKLGLVSRVLPPKELVAEAIKMGEKIASHSKLIVAMCKESVNQAYETTLQEGLLFEKRTFHTTFATADRKEGMTAFAEKRPPNFTDS, from the exons ATGGCTTACTTTTGCCAAAATGTCTTAAAGATTGCCGCTTCTTCGATTGCTGGCCATAGCAATTCAGCCCGGTTCGCGGCGTATCGCCTATCGTCAA CTGTTCCTTCCTATCAGCACATCATCGTTGAGAAACAAGGAGCGAAAACGAATGTGGGCGTCATCACGTTGAATCGACCCAAAGCCCTTAATGCCCTTTGTGATGCATTAATGCGAGAAGTCAGCACAGCCCTTGACGAACTGGAAAAAGACAAGGATGTTGGTGCTGTAGTCATCACTGGTAGCGAGAAGGCTTTCGCTGCTG GTGCTGACATCAAGGAGATGGTAAACAACACATTTTCACAAGTTTACGGAGGAAACTTTCTGAATCACTGGAACAGAGTATCTACATGCAAGAAACCAGTCATTGCAGCAGTAAATGGCTATGCT CTTGGAGGTGGCTGTGAGTTAGCTATGATGTGCGATATTATCCTTGCCGGCGAGAATGCCAAATTCGGACAACCAGAAATCGCAATTGGTACCATTCCCGGAGCCGGTGGCACCCAACGCTTGATTCGCAGTGTCGGCAAATCCAAAGCCATGGAAATGTGCCTTACTGGTCTACCCATCACAGCTCAAGAAGCTGAGAAATTAG GTCTCGTTAGTCGAGTTCTTCCGCCAAAAGAATTGGTGGCCGAGGCGATCAAGATGGGCGAGAAAATTGCCTCTCACTCGAAACTGATTGTGGCCATGTGCAAGGAGAGCGTCAACCAGGCTTATGAAACGACTCTTCAAGAGGGTCTCTTGTTCGAGAAGCGTACTTTCCACACTACTTTCGCCACG GCTGACCGGAAAGAAGGTATGACCGCATTTGCCGAAAAACGCCCACCAAATTTCACCGACAGTTAA
- the LOC124326408 gene encoding probable enoyl-CoA hydratase, mitochondrial isoform X1, producing the protein MAYFCQNVLKIAASSIAGHSNSARFAAYRLSSTAVPSYQHIIVEKQGAKTNVGVITLNRPKALNALCDALMREVSTALDELEKDKDVGAVVITGSEKAFAAGADIKEMVNNTFSQVYGGNFLNHWNRVSTCKKPVIAAVNGYALGGGCELAMMCDIILAGENAKFGQPEIAIGTIPGAGGTQRLIRSVGKSKAMEMCLTGLPITAQEAEKLGLVSRVLPPKELVAEAIKMGEKIASHSKLIVAMCKESVNQAYETTLQEGLLFEKRTFHTTFATADRKEGMTAFAEKRPPNFTDS; encoded by the exons ATGGCTTACTTTTGCCAAAATGTCTTAAAGATTGCCGCTTCTTCGATTGCTGGCCATAGCAATTCAGCCCGGTTCGCGGCGTATCGCCTATCGTCAA CAGCTGTTCCTTCCTATCAGCACATCATCGTTGAGAAACAAGGAGCGAAAACGAATGTGGGCGTCATCACGTTGAATCGACCCAAAGCCCTTAATGCCCTTTGTGATGCATTAATGCGAGAAGTCAGCACAGCCCTTGACGAACTGGAAAAAGACAAGGATGTTGGTGCTGTAGTCATCACTGGTAGCGAGAAGGCTTTCGCTGCTG GTGCTGACATCAAGGAGATGGTAAACAACACATTTTCACAAGTTTACGGAGGAAACTTTCTGAATCACTGGAACAGAGTATCTACATGCAAGAAACCAGTCATTGCAGCAGTAAATGGCTATGCT CTTGGAGGTGGCTGTGAGTTAGCTATGATGTGCGATATTATCCTTGCCGGCGAGAATGCCAAATTCGGACAACCAGAAATCGCAATTGGTACCATTCCCGGAGCCGGTGGCACCCAACGCTTGATTCGCAGTGTCGGCAAATCCAAAGCCATGGAAATGTGCCTTACTGGTCTACCCATCACAGCTCAAGAAGCTGAGAAATTAG GTCTCGTTAGTCGAGTTCTTCCGCCAAAAGAATTGGTGGCCGAGGCGATCAAGATGGGCGAGAAAATTGCCTCTCACTCGAAACTGATTGTGGCCATGTGCAAGGAGAGCGTCAACCAGGCTTATGAAACGACTCTTCAAGAGGGTCTCTTGTTCGAGAAGCGTACTTTCCACACTACTTTCGCCACG GCTGACCGGAAAGAAGGTATGACCGCATTTGCCGAAAAACGCCCACCAAATTTCACCGACAGTTAA
- the LOC124326300 gene encoding enoyl-[acyl-carrier-protein] reductase, mitochondrial-like → MSIFALFSKFSRCLPLKYVRHQHVNASRLFLDEFGDPGKVVKKEDFSLELPQVMSTQVLIKMVQSPINPADINTIQGVYGVKPNLPFTLGNEGFGSIEEVGSEVKNLKVGDWVIPGMNAWGTWRTHALEEEKNLLKIPNDIDPAMAATLAVNPGTAYRMLKDFEKLNKGDIVLQNAANSAVGQNVIQIARQLGFRTVNILRNREGIDKLKQELQDLGADYVLTDEEFRSSKLFKSGDLAPPKLVLNCVSGKAVIELVKAMADNATLVTYGGMSRQPLVVPTSAFIFKNIRLVGYWMTRWNWKHGIESHERREMLDTLCAMARQGALKAPKHELVPLDSYKDALARSCDTSRFHEAKLIFKF, encoded by the exons ATGAGTAtttttgcattatttagtaAATTTTCAAGATGTCTCCCTCTTAAGTATGTGAGGCATCAACATGTCAACGCTTCAAGACTGTTTTTGGACGAATTCGGTGATCCTGGTAAagttgttaaaaaagaagacttTTCTTTGGAATTGCCACAAGTGATGAGCACTCAA gTGTTGATAAAAATGGTACAGTCTCCAATCAATCCAGCTGACATAAACACAATTCAAGGTGTTTATGGGGTGAAGCCTAACTTGCCCTTCACTCTTGGAAATGAAGGATTCGGTAGCATAGAAGAAGTTGGCAGTGAAGTAAAGAACCTGAAAGTGGGAGATTGGGTTATCCCTGGAATGAATGCATGGGGAACCTGGCGCACTCATGcacttgaagaagaaaagaatctcTTGAAAATTCCAAATGACATTGATCCTGCCATGGCTGCAACTTTAGCAGTTAATCCTGGAACTGCCTACCGAATGCTGAAAGATTTCGAAAAGCTCAACAAAGGCGACATCGTCTTACAAAACGCAGCAAACAGCGCCGTTGGGCAGAACGTTATTCAAATTGCTCGTCAACTGGGCTTCCGGACGGTCAACATCTTACGGAACAGGGAAGGAATCGACAAGTTGAAGCAAGAATTGCAAGATTTGGGCGCCGACTACGTATTGACTGACGAAGAATTTCGATCGTCTAAACTCTTTAAAAGCGGAGATCTTGCCCCACCAAAGTTGGTATTAAATTGCGTCAGCGGGAAGGCCGTTATTGAACTAGTCAAAGCTATGGCCGATAACGCTACACTTGTAACTTATGGCGGAATGTCGCGCCAGCCCCTTGTTGTACCGACATCCGCCTTCATCTTCAAGAATATTCGCCTTGTTGGATACTGGATGACGCGGTGGAACTGGAAGCATGGCATTGAATCGCATGAGCG AAGGGAGATGTTGGATACTCTTTGCGCCATGGCTCGACAGGGAGCTTTGAAAGCACCCAAGCACGAATTAGTGCCCTTAGATTCCTACAAAGATGCCCTTGCTCGGTCGTGTGATACAAGTCGCTTTCATGAAGCCAAACTCATCTTCAAATTCTAA
- the LOC124326113 gene encoding poly(A) RNA polymerase gld-2 homolog A-like isoform X1, producing the protein MHPLHCYIVADPFGKIMFQSENLQPFSPSLMNYMPNCNVRFPHPLNRNPHAGMFRSLSQHHLNENPPTTFNQKSMQQSNLCPSKYEDEVFQNVGDDHERRHCEKFNELNHPLMAIDCRKNTEIRSLSPTDSGISSQSSTPGHFQKYRHSCPKSSQLRGNNGGSGCNVDSSEPRGTKRHYQNNRTSRSPSPLLNTSSTKPNAGESVASRPKRRFQDSCEGLPPIVPSACLLNIQLRSHRPDHLLNGSEWDRLSHAIWCKYTSHEQTQDTLRRKLRLREMVHNYIRSYYLHQCGLYIVGSSVSGFGGESSDMDLCLVISGHDVDQRFHALEYLYRVQKALKQCRFLTKLDVIRAKVPILRFYDSITNLEVDLNFNNIVGIRNTHLLKTYAQLDWRVRPLVLAVKLWARQHDINEAKSMTMSSYSLTLMVIYYLQTGVHVPVLPCLQKVRAERFWPEGDIRRLQTFTDEELKVLRSNNHMTLGQLFAGFLDYYAHHFNYGAHAMSIRLGGTIPLEQCRQYMSPKNDPHHWKYICIEEPFDRTNTARSVYDPAAFQKIVDVFRQSAAKISQTKDLLSVMT; encoded by the exons ATGCACCCTCTCCACTGTTATATTGTTGCAGATCCCTTTGGCAAA ATCATGTTTCAGAGTGAAAATCTCCAACCTTTCTCCCCCTCCCTCATGAACTACATGCCCAACTGCAATGTAAGGTTCCCTCATCCGCTCAATAGGAATCCTCATGCTGGCATGTTCCGATCCCTGTCACAACATCATCTAAATGAAAACCCACCAACAACATTTAATCAAAA GTCAATGCAGCAGTCTAATCTTTGCCCCTCAAAGTATGAAGATGAAGTGTTTCAGAATGTCGGTGATGATCATGAGAGGCGTCATTGTGAGAAATTTAACGAGTTGAATCATCCCTTGATGGCGATTGACTGTCGGAAAAATACTGAGATCAGATCACTTTCTCCCACAGATAGCGGAATCTCTTCTCAATCATCGACTCCGGGACACTTTCAAAAGTACAGGCACTCGTGTCCAAAAAGCAGCCAACTTAG GGGAAACAACGGAGGAAGTGGCTGCAACGTCGACAGCAGTGAGCCGAGAGGAACGAAGCGGCACTATCAGAACAATCGGACCAGTCGCAGCCCAAGTCCTCTCCTAAACACTTCGTCGACTAAACCAAACGCCGGTGAATCTGTTGCCTCACGACCCAAACGTCGCTTCCAGGACAGCTGCGAAGGTTTGCCGCCCATCGTCCCCTCGGCTTGTCTCCTCAACATTCAACTTCGTTCACACCGACCCGATCATTTGCTCAATGGAAGTGAATGGGACAGG TTGTCTCATGCCATTTGGTGCAAGTACACCAGCCACGAACAAACTCAAGATACTCTACGGCGTAAACTACGACTTCGAGAAATGGTCCACAACTACATCAGA AGCTATTATTTGCATCAGTGCGGATTGTACATTGTCGGATCCAGTGTATCAGGTTTCGGAGGAGAGAGCAGTGATATGGATCTTTGCCTAGTTATTTCAGGCCATGATGTCGATCAACGTTTTCACGCACTAGAGTATCTCTACCGTGTCCAGAAAGCCCTTAAACAATGCC GTTTCCTAACCAAGTTGGATGTCATCCGAGCCAAAGTTCCCATTTTGAGATTCTACGACAGTATTACAAATCTAGAAGTAGATCTCAACTTTAACAACATTGTCGGAATCCGTAACACTCACCTTCTCAAAACCTACGCACAGT TGGACTGGCGAGTGCGGCCGCTGGTGTTGGCAGTAAAGTTATGGGCGAGGCAGCATGACATCAACGAAGCGAAATCCATGACCATGTCGAGTTATTCACTAACGTTGATGGTCATTTACTACCTCCAAACGGGAGTTCATGTGCCGGTTCTGCCTTGCCTGCAAAAGGTGCGAGCCGAGAGGTTCTGGCCTGAAGGAGACATTCGCAGGCTGCAAACCTTCACGGACGAAGAGCTGAAAGTTCTCCGATCCAATAATCACATGACACTCGGCCAGCTGTTTGCAGGGTTTCTAGACTACTAcgcacaccatttcaa TTATGGAGCTCATGCTatgtcaataagacttggcgGTACCATACCGTTGGAACAGTGTCGCCAGTACATGTCTCCTAAGAATGACCCACATCATTGGAAGTACATTTGCATTGAAG AGCCTTTTGATCGGACCAATACAGCCCGGTCAGTGTACGATCCTGCAGCGTTCCAGAAGATCGTCGATGTTTTTCGTCAATCAGCGGCTAAAATTAGCCAAACCAAGGATCTGTTGAGTGTCATGACCTAA
- the LOC124326113 gene encoding poly(A) RNA polymerase gld-2 homolog A-like isoform X3 has translation MHPLHCYIVADPFGKIMFQSENLQPFSPSLMNYMPNCNVRFPHPLNRNPHAGMFRSLSQHHLNENPPTTFNQKSMQQSNLCPSKYEDEVFQNVGDDHERRHYSGISSQSSTPGHFQKYRHSCPKSSQLRGNNGGSGCNVDSSEPRGTKRHYQNNRTSRSPSPLLNTSSTKPNAGESVASRPKRRFQDSCEGLPPIVPSACLLNIQLRSHRPDHLLNGSEWDRLSHAIWCKYTSHEQTQDTLRRKLRLREMVHNYIRSYYLHQCGLYIVGSSVSGFGGESSDMDLCLVISGHDVDQRFHALEYLYRVQKALKQCRFLTKLDVIRAKVPILRFYDSITNLEVDLNFNNIVGIRNTHLLKTYAQLDWRVRPLVLAVKLWARQHDINEAKSMTMSSYSLTLMVIYYLQTGVHVPVLPCLQKVRAERFWPEGDIRRLQTFTDEELKVLRSNNHMTLGQLFAGFLDYYAHHFNYGAHAMSIRLGGTIPLEQCRQYMSPKNDPHHWKYICIEEPFDRTNTARSVYDPAAFQKIVDVFRQSAAKISQTKDLLSVMT, from the exons ATGCACCCTCTCCACTGTTATATTGTTGCAGATCCCTTTGGCAAA ATCATGTTTCAGAGTGAAAATCTCCAACCTTTCTCCCCCTCCCTCATGAACTACATGCCCAACTGCAATGTAAGGTTCCCTCATCCGCTCAATAGGAATCCTCATGCTGGCATGTTCCGATCCCTGTCACAACATCATCTAAATGAAAACCCACCAACAACATTTAATCAAAA GTCAATGCAGCAGTCTAATCTTTGCCCCTCAAAGTATGAAGATGAAGTGTTTCAGAATGTCGGTGATGATCATGAGAGGCGTCATT ATAGCGGAATCTCTTCTCAATCATCGACTCCGGGACACTTTCAAAAGTACAGGCACTCGTGTCCAAAAAGCAGCCAACTTAG GGGAAACAACGGAGGAAGTGGCTGCAACGTCGACAGCAGTGAGCCGAGAGGAACGAAGCGGCACTATCAGAACAATCGGACCAGTCGCAGCCCAAGTCCTCTCCTAAACACTTCGTCGACTAAACCAAACGCCGGTGAATCTGTTGCCTCACGACCCAAACGTCGCTTCCAGGACAGCTGCGAAGGTTTGCCGCCCATCGTCCCCTCGGCTTGTCTCCTCAACATTCAACTTCGTTCACACCGACCCGATCATTTGCTCAATGGAAGTGAATGGGACAGG TTGTCTCATGCCATTTGGTGCAAGTACACCAGCCACGAACAAACTCAAGATACTCTACGGCGTAAACTACGACTTCGAGAAATGGTCCACAACTACATCAGA AGCTATTATTTGCATCAGTGCGGATTGTACATTGTCGGATCCAGTGTATCAGGTTTCGGAGGAGAGAGCAGTGATATGGATCTTTGCCTAGTTATTTCAGGCCATGATGTCGATCAACGTTTTCACGCACTAGAGTATCTCTACCGTGTCCAGAAAGCCCTTAAACAATGCC GTTTCCTAACCAAGTTGGATGTCATCCGAGCCAAAGTTCCCATTTTGAGATTCTACGACAGTATTACAAATCTAGAAGTAGATCTCAACTTTAACAACATTGTCGGAATCCGTAACACTCACCTTCTCAAAACCTACGCACAGT TGGACTGGCGAGTGCGGCCGCTGGTGTTGGCAGTAAAGTTATGGGCGAGGCAGCATGACATCAACGAAGCGAAATCCATGACCATGTCGAGTTATTCACTAACGTTGATGGTCATTTACTACCTCCAAACGGGAGTTCATGTGCCGGTTCTGCCTTGCCTGCAAAAGGTGCGAGCCGAGAGGTTCTGGCCTGAAGGAGACATTCGCAGGCTGCAAACCTTCACGGACGAAGAGCTGAAAGTTCTCCGATCCAATAATCACATGACACTCGGCCAGCTGTTTGCAGGGTTTCTAGACTACTAcgcacaccatttcaa TTATGGAGCTCATGCTatgtcaataagacttggcgGTACCATACCGTTGGAACAGTGTCGCCAGTACATGTCTCCTAAGAATGACCCACATCATTGGAAGTACATTTGCATTGAAG AGCCTTTTGATCGGACCAATACAGCCCGGTCAGTGTACGATCCTGCAGCGTTCCAGAAGATCGTCGATGTTTTTCGTCAATCAGCGGCTAAAATTAGCCAAACCAAGGATCTGTTGAGTGTCATGACCTAA
- the LOC124326113 gene encoding poly(A) RNA polymerase gld-2 homolog A-like isoform X4, which translates to MHPLHCYIVADPFGKIMFQSENLQPFSPSLMNYMPNCNVRFPHPLNRNPHAGMFRSLSQHHLNENPPTTFNQKSMQQSNLCPSKYEDEVFQNVGDDHERRHYSGISSQSSTPGHFQKGSCFIRGNNGGSGCNVDSSEPRGTKRHYQNNRTSRSPSPLLNTSSTKPNAGESVASRPKRRFQDSCEGLPPIVPSACLLNIQLRSHRPDHLLNGSEWDRLSHAIWCKYTSHEQTQDTLRRKLRLREMVHNYIRSYYLHQCGLYIVGSSVSGFGGESSDMDLCLVISGHDVDQRFHALEYLYRVQKALKQCRFLTKLDVIRAKVPILRFYDSITNLEVDLNFNNIVGIRNTHLLKTYAQLDWRVRPLVLAVKLWARQHDINEAKSMTMSSYSLTLMVIYYLQTGVHVPVLPCLQKVRAERFWPEGDIRRLQTFTDEELKVLRSNNHMTLGQLFAGFLDYYAHHFNYGAHAMSIRLGGTIPLEQCRQYMSPKNDPHHWKYICIEEPFDRTNTARSVYDPAAFQKIVDVFRQSAAKISQTKDLLSVMT; encoded by the exons ATGCACCCTCTCCACTGTTATATTGTTGCAGATCCCTTTGGCAAA ATCATGTTTCAGAGTGAAAATCTCCAACCTTTCTCCCCCTCCCTCATGAACTACATGCCCAACTGCAATGTAAGGTTCCCTCATCCGCTCAATAGGAATCCTCATGCTGGCATGTTCCGATCCCTGTCACAACATCATCTAAATGAAAACCCACCAACAACATTTAATCAAAA GTCAATGCAGCAGTCTAATCTTTGCCCCTCAAAGTATGAAGATGAAGTGTTTCAGAATGTCGGTGATGATCATGAGAGGCGTCATT ATAGCGGAATCTCTTCTCAATCATCGACTCCGGGACACTTTCAAAA GGGTTCCTGTTTCATTAGGGGAAACAACGGAGGAAGTGGCTGCAACGTCGACAGCAGTGAGCCGAGAGGAACGAAGCGGCACTATCAGAACAATCGGACCAGTCGCAGCCCAAGTCCTCTCCTAAACACTTCGTCGACTAAACCAAACGCCGGTGAATCTGTTGCCTCACGACCCAAACGTCGCTTCCAGGACAGCTGCGAAGGTTTGCCGCCCATCGTCCCCTCGGCTTGTCTCCTCAACATTCAACTTCGTTCACACCGACCCGATCATTTGCTCAATGGAAGTGAATGGGACAGG TTGTCTCATGCCATTTGGTGCAAGTACACCAGCCACGAACAAACTCAAGATACTCTACGGCGTAAACTACGACTTCGAGAAATGGTCCACAACTACATCAGA AGCTATTATTTGCATCAGTGCGGATTGTACATTGTCGGATCCAGTGTATCAGGTTTCGGAGGAGAGAGCAGTGATATGGATCTTTGCCTAGTTATTTCAGGCCATGATGTCGATCAACGTTTTCACGCACTAGAGTATCTCTACCGTGTCCAGAAAGCCCTTAAACAATGCC GTTTCCTAACCAAGTTGGATGTCATCCGAGCCAAAGTTCCCATTTTGAGATTCTACGACAGTATTACAAATCTAGAAGTAGATCTCAACTTTAACAACATTGTCGGAATCCGTAACACTCACCTTCTCAAAACCTACGCACAGT TGGACTGGCGAGTGCGGCCGCTGGTGTTGGCAGTAAAGTTATGGGCGAGGCAGCATGACATCAACGAAGCGAAATCCATGACCATGTCGAGTTATTCACTAACGTTGATGGTCATTTACTACCTCCAAACGGGAGTTCATGTGCCGGTTCTGCCTTGCCTGCAAAAGGTGCGAGCCGAGAGGTTCTGGCCTGAAGGAGACATTCGCAGGCTGCAAACCTTCACGGACGAAGAGCTGAAAGTTCTCCGATCCAATAATCACATGACACTCGGCCAGCTGTTTGCAGGGTTTCTAGACTACTAcgcacaccatttcaa TTATGGAGCTCATGCTatgtcaataagacttggcgGTACCATACCGTTGGAACAGTGTCGCCAGTACATGTCTCCTAAGAATGACCCACATCATTGGAAGTACATTTGCATTGAAG AGCCTTTTGATCGGACCAATACAGCCCGGTCAGTGTACGATCCTGCAGCGTTCCAGAAGATCGTCGATGTTTTTCGTCAATCAGCGGCTAAAATTAGCCAAACCAAGGATCTGTTGAGTGTCATGACCTAA
- the LOC124326113 gene encoding poly(A) RNA polymerase gld-2 homolog A-like isoform X2 produces the protein MHPLHCYIVADPFGKIMFQSENLQPFSPSLMNYMPNCNVRFPHPLNRNPHAGMFRSLSQHHLNENPPTTFNQKSMQQSNLCPSKYEDEVFQNVGDDHERRHCEKFNELNHPLMAIDCRKNTEIRSLSPTDSGISSQSSTPGHFQKGSCFIRGNNGGSGCNVDSSEPRGTKRHYQNNRTSRSPSPLLNTSSTKPNAGESVASRPKRRFQDSCEGLPPIVPSACLLNIQLRSHRPDHLLNGSEWDRLSHAIWCKYTSHEQTQDTLRRKLRLREMVHNYIRSYYLHQCGLYIVGSSVSGFGGESSDMDLCLVISGHDVDQRFHALEYLYRVQKALKQCRFLTKLDVIRAKVPILRFYDSITNLEVDLNFNNIVGIRNTHLLKTYAQLDWRVRPLVLAVKLWARQHDINEAKSMTMSSYSLTLMVIYYLQTGVHVPVLPCLQKVRAERFWPEGDIRRLQTFTDEELKVLRSNNHMTLGQLFAGFLDYYAHHFNYGAHAMSIRLGGTIPLEQCRQYMSPKNDPHHWKYICIEEPFDRTNTARSVYDPAAFQKIVDVFRQSAAKISQTKDLLSVMT, from the exons ATGCACCCTCTCCACTGTTATATTGTTGCAGATCCCTTTGGCAAA ATCATGTTTCAGAGTGAAAATCTCCAACCTTTCTCCCCCTCCCTCATGAACTACATGCCCAACTGCAATGTAAGGTTCCCTCATCCGCTCAATAGGAATCCTCATGCTGGCATGTTCCGATCCCTGTCACAACATCATCTAAATGAAAACCCACCAACAACATTTAATCAAAA GTCAATGCAGCAGTCTAATCTTTGCCCCTCAAAGTATGAAGATGAAGTGTTTCAGAATGTCGGTGATGATCATGAGAGGCGTCATTGTGAGAAATTTAACGAGTTGAATCATCCCTTGATGGCGATTGACTGTCGGAAAAATACTGAGATCAGATCACTTTCTCCCACAGATAGCGGAATCTCTTCTCAATCATCGACTCCGGGACACTTTCAAAA GGGTTCCTGTTTCATTAGGGGAAACAACGGAGGAAGTGGCTGCAACGTCGACAGCAGTGAGCCGAGAGGAACGAAGCGGCACTATCAGAACAATCGGACCAGTCGCAGCCCAAGTCCTCTCCTAAACACTTCGTCGACTAAACCAAACGCCGGTGAATCTGTTGCCTCACGACCCAAACGTCGCTTCCAGGACAGCTGCGAAGGTTTGCCGCCCATCGTCCCCTCGGCTTGTCTCCTCAACATTCAACTTCGTTCACACCGACCCGATCATTTGCTCAATGGAAGTGAATGGGACAGG TTGTCTCATGCCATTTGGTGCAAGTACACCAGCCACGAACAAACTCAAGATACTCTACGGCGTAAACTACGACTTCGAGAAATGGTCCACAACTACATCAGA AGCTATTATTTGCATCAGTGCGGATTGTACATTGTCGGATCCAGTGTATCAGGTTTCGGAGGAGAGAGCAGTGATATGGATCTTTGCCTAGTTATTTCAGGCCATGATGTCGATCAACGTTTTCACGCACTAGAGTATCTCTACCGTGTCCAGAAAGCCCTTAAACAATGCC GTTTCCTAACCAAGTTGGATGTCATCCGAGCCAAAGTTCCCATTTTGAGATTCTACGACAGTATTACAAATCTAGAAGTAGATCTCAACTTTAACAACATTGTCGGAATCCGTAACACTCACCTTCTCAAAACCTACGCACAGT TGGACTGGCGAGTGCGGCCGCTGGTGTTGGCAGTAAAGTTATGGGCGAGGCAGCATGACATCAACGAAGCGAAATCCATGACCATGTCGAGTTATTCACTAACGTTGATGGTCATTTACTACCTCCAAACGGGAGTTCATGTGCCGGTTCTGCCTTGCCTGCAAAAGGTGCGAGCCGAGAGGTTCTGGCCTGAAGGAGACATTCGCAGGCTGCAAACCTTCACGGACGAAGAGCTGAAAGTTCTCCGATCCAATAATCACATGACACTCGGCCAGCTGTTTGCAGGGTTTCTAGACTACTAcgcacaccatttcaa TTATGGAGCTCATGCTatgtcaataagacttggcgGTACCATACCGTTGGAACAGTGTCGCCAGTACATGTCTCCTAAGAATGACCCACATCATTGGAAGTACATTTGCATTGAAG AGCCTTTTGATCGGACCAATACAGCCCGGTCAGTGTACGATCCTGCAGCGTTCCAGAAGATCGTCGATGTTTTTCGTCAATCAGCGGCTAAAATTAGCCAAACCAAGGATCTGTTGAGTGTCATGACCTAA